In Poecile atricapillus isolate bPoeAtr1 chromosome 12, bPoeAtr1.hap1, whole genome shotgun sequence, one DNA window encodes the following:
- the XIAP gene encoding E3 ubiquitin-protein ligase XIAP isoform X5 yields the protein MIQTCICYRKRNLKESPAYEEMTCNVPQNSEAYASAHTDSAQEWAQEHDRQGTFVGFPQDCPVSVLALAQAGFVYTGEGDKVKCFSCHTTIEGWLPGDSAAERHKQLAPKCKFITESAFLEANMDPVAQNYQSRTENGSGNSALPCALDDPHVEADYLLRTRQVVDMSDSLYPKNPAMCSEETRLKSFHNWPLNGQLTPQELANAGFYYTGVGDQVACFCCGGKLKNWEPTDRAWSEHKRHFPKCLFVLGRDVGNISSESIPAEHGISGLNNAEHPRNPSMAKYGKRLQTFLSWIYPVDKEQLAEAGFYSTGNGDHVVCFHCGGGLQEWKENEDPWDQHAKWFPGCTFVRKEKGIEFINNVHLRDGCRDSTTEAAEGIVLPKDDLLQNPLVQSAIAMGFSLSEIRNTMEKRLQMTGESHTSVEHLVADLSAHKENTREEEPNEIPVEQDELIQLQNLYLSTEEKLRRLQEEKLCKICMAKDVSVVFIPCGHLVACKECAQLLNECPLCRKDIMKIQEIFMY from the exons GAAATCTAAAGGAGAGCCCTGCTTATGAAGAAATGACGTGTAATGTCCCACAGAACTCAGAAGCTTATGCCTCTGCACACACTGACAGTGCCCAGGAATGGGCACAGGAGCATGACCGACAGGGAACTTTTGTTGGATTTCCACAGGACTGTCCTGTTTCGGTGTTAGCTCTAGCACAAGCTGGCTTTGTTTATACTGGAGAAGGTGACAAAGTGAAGTGCTTCAGTTGCCATACAACTATTGAAGGATGGCTGCCTGGGGATTCTGCAGCTGAGAGGCACAAACAGCTTGCCCCCAAATGCAAGTTTATTACTGAATCTGCTTTTCTGGAAGCTAACATGGATCCTGTTGCCCAGAACTACCAGAGCAGAACTGAAAATGGTTCCGGCAATTCAGCCCTCCCATGTGCTCTGGATGACCCTCATGTGGAGGCAGATTACCTTTTGAGGACTAGGCAGGTTGTGGATATGTCAGATAGTTTGTATCCTAAAAACCCTGCTATGTGCAGTGAAGAAACAAGGTTAAAGTCTTTCCACAACTGGCCGCTCAATGGCCAGTTGACTCCACAGGAATTAGCTAATGCTGGATTTTATTATACAGGTGTTGGTGACCAAGTGGCATGTTTTTGTTGTGGTGGAAAATTGAAGAACTGGGaacccactgacagagcttGGTCAGAACACAAAAGGCATTTTCCCAAATGCCTTTTTGTCCTGGGCCGGGATGTTGGAAATATTTCAAGTGAATCTATTCCTGCTGAGCATGGCATAAGTGGTCTGAACAATGCAGAGCACCCAAGGAATCCCTCTATGGCAAAATATGGAAAACGCTTACAAACATTTTTATCTTGGATATATCCTGTTGACAAGGAGCAACTTGCAGAAGCTGGATTCTATAGCACAG GTAATGGTGATCATGTTGTGTGTTTCCACTGTGGTGGAGGATTGCAAgaatggaaggaaaatgaagacCCTTGGGATCAACATGCCAAATGGTTTCCTGG aTGCACATttgtgagaaaggaaaaggggataGAATTTATAAATAATGTTCACTTAAGAGATGGATGTAGAGATTCAACA ACAGAAGCTGCTGAAGGGATAGTACTTCCTAAAG ATGATCTCTTACAGAATCCTTTGGTACAAAGTGCCATAGCCATGGGTTTCAGTTTGTCTGAGATTAGGAACACCATGGAAAAGAGATTGCAGATGACTGGAGAAAGTCACACATCTGTTGAGCATCTGGTAGCAGACTTAAGTGCtcataaagaaaatacaagGGAAGAAGAACCAAATGAAATCCCAGTTGAGCAAGATGAGCTTATTCAGTTACAAAACCTCT ACCTCAGTACTGAAGAGAAGTTAAGACGTTTGCAGGAAGAAAAGCTCTGTAAAATCTGTATGGCTAAGGACGTGTCAGTTGTCTTCATTCCCTGTGGTCACCTAGTTGCCTGTAAGGAATGTGCTCAATTACTTAATGAATGCCCTCTATGTCGTAAGGATATTatgaaaatacaggaaattttTATGTATTAA
- the XIAP gene encoding E3 ubiquitin-protein ligase XIAP isoform X4 has translation MEIIVSSKTYLKGKRNLKESPAYEEMTCNVPQNSEAYASAHTDSAQEWAQEHDRQGTFVGFPQDCPVSVLALAQAGFVYTGEGDKVKCFSCHTTIEGWLPGDSAAERHKQLAPKCKFITESAFLEANMDPVAQNYQSRTENGSGNSALPCALDDPHVEADYLLRTRQVVDMSDSLYPKNPAMCSEETRLKSFHNWPLNGQLTPQELANAGFYYTGVGDQVACFCCGGKLKNWEPTDRAWSEHKRHFPKCLFVLGRDVGNISSESIPAEHGISGLNNAEHPRNPSMAKYGKRLQTFLSWIYPVDKEQLAEAGFYSTGNGDHVVCFHCGGGLQEWKENEDPWDQHAKWFPGCTFVRKEKGIEFINNVHLRDGCRDSTTEAAEGIVLPKDDLLQNPLVQSAIAMGFSLSEIRNTMEKRLQMTGESHTSVEHLVADLSAHKENTREEEPNEIPVEQDELIQLQNLYLSTEEKLRRLQEEKLCKICMAKDVSVVFIPCGHLVACKECAQLLNECPLCRKDIMKIQEIFMY, from the exons GAAATCTAAAGGAGAGCCCTGCTTATGAAGAAATGACGTGTAATGTCCCACAGAACTCAGAAGCTTATGCCTCTGCACACACTGACAGTGCCCAGGAATGGGCACAGGAGCATGACCGACAGGGAACTTTTGTTGGATTTCCACAGGACTGTCCTGTTTCGGTGTTAGCTCTAGCACAAGCTGGCTTTGTTTATACTGGAGAAGGTGACAAAGTGAAGTGCTTCAGTTGCCATACAACTATTGAAGGATGGCTGCCTGGGGATTCTGCAGCTGAGAGGCACAAACAGCTTGCCCCCAAATGCAAGTTTATTACTGAATCTGCTTTTCTGGAAGCTAACATGGATCCTGTTGCCCAGAACTACCAGAGCAGAACTGAAAATGGTTCCGGCAATTCAGCCCTCCCATGTGCTCTGGATGACCCTCATGTGGAGGCAGATTACCTTTTGAGGACTAGGCAGGTTGTGGATATGTCAGATAGTTTGTATCCTAAAAACCCTGCTATGTGCAGTGAAGAAACAAGGTTAAAGTCTTTCCACAACTGGCCGCTCAATGGCCAGTTGACTCCACAGGAATTAGCTAATGCTGGATTTTATTATACAGGTGTTGGTGACCAAGTGGCATGTTTTTGTTGTGGTGGAAAATTGAAGAACTGGGaacccactgacagagcttGGTCAGAACACAAAAGGCATTTTCCCAAATGCCTTTTTGTCCTGGGCCGGGATGTTGGAAATATTTCAAGTGAATCTATTCCTGCTGAGCATGGCATAAGTGGTCTGAACAATGCAGAGCACCCAAGGAATCCCTCTATGGCAAAATATGGAAAACGCTTACAAACATTTTTATCTTGGATATATCCTGTTGACAAGGAGCAACTTGCAGAAGCTGGATTCTATAGCACAG GTAATGGTGATCATGTTGTGTGTTTCCACTGTGGTGGAGGATTGCAAgaatggaaggaaaatgaagacCCTTGGGATCAACATGCCAAATGGTTTCCTGG aTGCACATttgtgagaaaggaaaaggggataGAATTTATAAATAATGTTCACTTAAGAGATGGATGTAGAGATTCAACA ACAGAAGCTGCTGAAGGGATAGTACTTCCTAAAG ATGATCTCTTACAGAATCCTTTGGTACAAAGTGCCATAGCCATGGGTTTCAGTTTGTCTGAGATTAGGAACACCATGGAAAAGAGATTGCAGATGACTGGAGAAAGTCACACATCTGTTGAGCATCTGGTAGCAGACTTAAGTGCtcataaagaaaatacaagGGAAGAAGAACCAAATGAAATCCCAGTTGAGCAAGATGAGCTTATTCAGTTACAAAACCTCT ACCTCAGTACTGAAGAGAAGTTAAGACGTTTGCAGGAAGAAAAGCTCTGTAAAATCTGTATGGCTAAGGACGTGTCAGTTGTCTTCATTCCCTGTGGTCACCTAGTTGCCTGTAAGGAATGTGCTCAATTACTTAATGAATGCCCTCTATGTCGTAAGGATATTatgaaaatacaggaaattttTATGTATTAA
- the XIAP gene encoding E3 ubiquitin-protein ligase XIAP isoform X6, translating into MTCNVPQNSEAYASAHTDSAQEWAQEHDRQGTFVGFPQDCPVSVLALAQAGFVYTGEGDKVKCFSCHTTIEGWLPGDSAAERHKQLAPKCKFITESAFLEANMDPVAQNYQSRTENGSGNSALPCALDDPHVEADYLLRTRQVVDMSDSLYPKNPAMCSEETRLKSFHNWPLNGQLTPQELANAGFYYTGVGDQVACFCCGGKLKNWEPTDRAWSEHKRHFPKCLFVLGRDVGNISSESIPAEHGISGLNNAEHPRNPSMAKYGKRLQTFLSWIYPVDKEQLAEAGFYSTGNGDHVVCFHCGGGLQEWKENEDPWDQHAKWFPGCTFVRKEKGIEFINNVHLRDGCRDSTTEAAEGIVLPKDDLLQNPLVQSAIAMGFSLSEIRNTMEKRLQMTGESHTSVEHLVADLSAHKENTREEEPNEIPVEQDELIQLQNLYLSTEEKLRRLQEEKLCKICMAKDVSVVFIPCGHLVACKECAQLLNECPLCRKDIMKIQEIFMY; encoded by the exons ATGACGTGTAATGTCCCACAGAACTCAGAAGCTTATGCCTCTGCACACACTGACAGTGCCCAGGAATGGGCACAGGAGCATGACCGACAGGGAACTTTTGTTGGATTTCCACAGGACTGTCCTGTTTCGGTGTTAGCTCTAGCACAAGCTGGCTTTGTTTATACTGGAGAAGGTGACAAAGTGAAGTGCTTCAGTTGCCATACAACTATTGAAGGATGGCTGCCTGGGGATTCTGCAGCTGAGAGGCACAAACAGCTTGCCCCCAAATGCAAGTTTATTACTGAATCTGCTTTTCTGGAAGCTAACATGGATCCTGTTGCCCAGAACTACCAGAGCAGAACTGAAAATGGTTCCGGCAATTCAGCCCTCCCATGTGCTCTGGATGACCCTCATGTGGAGGCAGATTACCTTTTGAGGACTAGGCAGGTTGTGGATATGTCAGATAGTTTGTATCCTAAAAACCCTGCTATGTGCAGTGAAGAAACAAGGTTAAAGTCTTTCCACAACTGGCCGCTCAATGGCCAGTTGACTCCACAGGAATTAGCTAATGCTGGATTTTATTATACAGGTGTTGGTGACCAAGTGGCATGTTTTTGTTGTGGTGGAAAATTGAAGAACTGGGaacccactgacagagcttGGTCAGAACACAAAAGGCATTTTCCCAAATGCCTTTTTGTCCTGGGCCGGGATGTTGGAAATATTTCAAGTGAATCTATTCCTGCTGAGCATGGCATAAGTGGTCTGAACAATGCAGAGCACCCAAGGAATCCCTCTATGGCAAAATATGGAAAACGCTTACAAACATTTTTATCTTGGATATATCCTGTTGACAAGGAGCAACTTGCAGAAGCTGGATTCTATAGCACAG GTAATGGTGATCATGTTGTGTGTTTCCACTGTGGTGGAGGATTGCAAgaatggaaggaaaatgaagacCCTTGGGATCAACATGCCAAATGGTTTCCTGG aTGCACATttgtgagaaaggaaaaggggataGAATTTATAAATAATGTTCACTTAAGAGATGGATGTAGAGATTCAACA ACAGAAGCTGCTGAAGGGATAGTACTTCCTAAAG ATGATCTCTTACAGAATCCTTTGGTACAAAGTGCCATAGCCATGGGTTTCAGTTTGTCTGAGATTAGGAACACCATGGAAAAGAGATTGCAGATGACTGGAGAAAGTCACACATCTGTTGAGCATCTGGTAGCAGACTTAAGTGCtcataaagaaaatacaagGGAAGAAGAACCAAATGAAATCCCAGTTGAGCAAGATGAGCTTATTCAGTTACAAAACCTCT ACCTCAGTACTGAAGAGAAGTTAAGACGTTTGCAGGAAGAAAAGCTCTGTAAAATCTGTATGGCTAAGGACGTGTCAGTTGTCTTCATTCCCTGTGGTCACCTAGTTGCCTGTAAGGAATGTGCTCAATTACTTAATGAATGCCCTCTATGTCGTAAGGATATTatgaaaatacaggaaattttTATGTATTAA